The following coding sequences are from one Acidobacteriota bacterium window:
- the pdxT gene encoding pyridoxal 5'-phosphate synthase glutaminase subunit PdxT has product MIGVLALQGDFQAHLAALGRAGVAARPVRTAAGILESTGLVIPGGESTTFRTLMEGTGIEAAIRELARRGDPVLGTCAGAILLADTVTNPEGAGLGLLPVTVARNAYGRQLDSTVLRLTDVDRAALGEGPLEAVFIRAPKITAAGAGVETLARRDGAPVLVRKDNVVAATFHPELTEDRRVFDLFLAARMRTSAR; this is encoded by the coding sequence GTGATCGGCGTTCTCGCCCTCCAGGGCGACTTCCAGGCGCACCTGGCGGCCCTCGGCCGCGCGGGCGTCGCCGCGCGCCCCGTGCGCACGGCGGCGGGGATCCTCGAGTCGACCGGCCTCGTGATCCCCGGGGGAGAGTCGACGACGTTTCGCACGCTCATGGAAGGCACGGGAATCGAGGCTGCGATCCGCGAGCTGGCGCGGCGGGGCGACCCGGTGCTCGGGACGTGTGCGGGCGCGATCCTCCTCGCGGACACCGTCACCAACCCCGAGGGCGCGGGCCTCGGCCTCCTTCCGGTGACGGTTGCGCGGAACGCGTACGGGCGCCAGCTGGACTCGACGGTGCTTCGCCTCACGGACGTGGACCGCGCGGCTCTCGGCGAGGGCCCGCTCGAGGCGGTGTTCATCCGCGCGCCCAAGATCACGGCCGCGGGCGCCGGAGTCGAGACCCTCGCCCGGCGCGACGGCGCCCCCGTCCTCGTCCGCAAGGACAACGTCGTGGCCGCGACGTTCCACCCGGAGCTCACCGAGGACCGCCGCGTCTTCGACCTCTTCCTCGCCGCCCGCATGAGAACATCGGCCCGATGA